The Brassica napus cultivar Da-Ae chromosome C1, Da-Ae, whole genome shotgun sequence DNA segment GGTTTAGCTACCTGTGTTATTCacatatttaagaattttaatgCAGCTTCTACACACTGGCTTTTTTGTCTGCGTCAACTCATTTCTGTCATTGTTGACTGTCATGCCAATAAGAGTCCTGCTGACATTCTGGGATGCTTTTAAGAACAGGTGAGTCACTTTCTACATTCcttgatatatataattttgtgagGAAGTAACTTAGTAGCATTCGTGGCAGGCAGCTCAGGAGGCCTTCCTCATCGGAGCTGTCTGATCTtgcttgttttcttgttttggcTTCTGGTACCATTCTTCTTGGCAGAACAGGTGCAGTATAATCTTCTTGATTTGCATAaacttgttatatattttaagtttaatcTATAAAAAACAGGTGTAGTGATACCATGGTTTGCATACTTTGTCACTTATCATTATCAGAATGGACTTTTCTGTTCAGCTCATCAAAGTGATGTGGAAAGGGATTCTCAAACAGTTctctaatttgttttattttgacaGATATCAGCTTAATTTACCATATGATTCGTGGTCAAAGTACCATAAAACTATATGTGGTTTATAATATCTTAGAGGTAACGTAAACCCCCTTCATATCCATTCAGCTTCTGTCCGGCTTGTTCCTTCAGTCCTTCTCTATCCAATTGGTACTAATACAGATATTGTGTTTCAGATATTTGATAGACTCTGTCAAAGCTTTTGTGGAGATGTATTTGGGGCTCTGTTCAGTTCCGCAGCGGGACTGGCTGTTTCCCCTCCTGAGAttgtaaattgtaaattttttatcttatttttgatATTGTGTTTTTTATAGAagcataattataaaaaaagcataattcaaacaaaaattgtaaatttttgacgtgtttttaaataagatattttagaAGCGTTTTAGAAGTGAGATTATGTAAGTTCCCATAGGATTCCGAATTAATAATTCCGGTGGGATGCGGACGTCCGATGAAGTTCCGGTGCAATTCTAGAAACAAGCCTATATTTCATTAGTTTTAAGTTTCCCCCCCGACTATTTTATTGTAGGTATAGTTTTACATAGCTAcccgaaacaaaaaaaaaatattttgaaaatcattaaatttaaacctttttccaataaaaataataatagtaatttcACTCCGTGCAAGACGCTGGTCTCATCCTAGTTACATCTTAAAACTGAAGAAGCAATGGCATACTTTGACGTACGCCTTCAAAGTACAAGCATTAGCTGGATACATAAACACTGACGCCTATAATATGGATCTGATGGGTCCTGAATTAGCTGTTCTAACACATTTCAGTCCTATCTAATAAATgcttttgttatattttgatgCAGCGGTATAAATATTGACAATGTTATTATTCATGATCATCGAATAGAGCCGGCCTTGGTCCAAAGCGAAGGAAGCCTCCGCTTCCAACCCCCATTTTATTAAGTACTAGTATTGCCTGCGCCATTGCGCGGATGGTtaattcttttttatatatattgcaaaataaaataaaaatattttttgtagaaaaattataattacatttacatatattttcaacatttttatctttttctagtTAGTCCAATTCTTTATCCGCTTAAACAATTATTTGCCTTTTAAGTGTTATTATCTTCATCTTCGAATCCAATAAAAAcagaatgtttttatttaattcacaCGTATCCTACATATAAcatgaaaaattgaaaatgtaTGATGCAAATTGATTAACAAAACTAATATGTAAAAATGACAAAGTCAACATAACAAAGAAGACTAATAATTTTCATAAAGCCACAAATTATAGATATTGGATAATGTATACGG contains these protein-coding regions:
- the LOC125580542 gene encoding protein POLLEN DEFECTIVE IN GUIDANCE 1-like, producing MADDPDFLSAETRSPMKYFTGEIYGGVSLRSTVASGNDVERERIYDMIFRLPWRCEVLLHTGFFVCVNSFLSLLTVMPIRVLLTFWDAFKNRQLRRPSSSELSDLACFLVLASGTILLGRTDISLIYHMIRGQSTIKLYVVYNILEIFDRLCQSFCGDVFGALFSSAAGLAVSPPEIVNCKFFILFLILCFL